The Changchengzhania lutea genomic sequence GCCGTGTATATTATATACAAAGAAATTAGTCAGTAGTTTTGTGACAAAAGTCAAAAACCAAATAGTTGATATTTATTATTTTTGAATTATGAAAATAGAACAAATTTATACAGGATGTTTAGCACAAGGTGCTTATTATATAGAATCTGATGGTGAAGTAGCCATCATTGATCCCTTACGTGAAACGCAGCAATATGTTGATAAAGCCAACAGGGGAAATGCAAAAATTAAATACATTTTTGAAACGCATTTCCATGCCGATTTTGTTTCAGGTCATGTAGATTTAGCAAAAAAAACAGGAGCAATTATTGTATTTGGCCCTAATGCCGAAACAGATTATGAGGCTCACATTGCTAAGGACAATGAAATTTTTCAATTAGGTAATATTAAAATAAAGGTATTACATACGCCTGGTCATACTTTAGAATCTTCCACCTATCTATTGATTGATGAAAACGGAAAAAATCATGCTATTTTTTCTGGAGACACCCTGTTTTTAGGCGATGTAGGACGACCAGACCTAGCCATAAAATCTGATTTAACAAAAGAAGATTTAGCGAGTATGTTATACGATTCGCTAAGAAATAAAATCATGACGCTCGATGATGATGTCATCGTATATCCAGCGCATGGTGCAGGATCGGCTTGTGGTAAAAATTTAAGTAAAGAGACCGTTGGCGTTTTGGGCGAACAAAAAAAAACCAATTACGCCCTGCGCGCAAATATGACGCGCGACGATTTTGTTCAAGAAGTTTTAGATGGCATTGCACCACCGCCCCAGTATTTTGCAAAAAATGCGATGATGAATAAATCAGGGTACGATACTTTTGAAAAGGTTTTAAAGAAAGGTGATGTGGCATTAGATGCCGAAGAATTTGAAATAAAAGCAAATCAAGAAGATGCATTGGTTCTGGATGTTAGAACAGAAGGAGAGTTTGTTCAAGGCCATATTCCTAACTCCATTTTTATTGGATTAAATGGCGCATTTGCACCATGGGTTGGTGCTTTAATTACCGATTTGGAACAACCTATTTTATTAGTAGCTCCTGAAGGCAAAGAAAAAGAAACCGTTACCCGGTTGTCTCGCGTGGGTTACGACAACACCTTGGGCTATTTAAAAGGTGGCATAGCTGCTTGGAAAGCAGCTGGTAAGGATGTTGAAACGCTTGAATCCATTTCTACAGAAGTTTTTGAATCACGTTTTAAAAATGAAGATTTAAATATTCTAGATGTTAGAAAAGATGGTGAATATAAATCCATGCATTTAAAAGGTGATCATGTTCAGCATTTTTCATTGGATTATATTAATGATAATATGAATGCCATTGACCAAGACAAAACCTATTATCTGTATTGTGCTGGCGGATACCGTTCTGTTATTGCAGCCTCGATTTTGAAAGCAAGGGGATTTAAAAACTTAGTGGATATTGCTGCTGGGTTTGAAACCTTGAAAAAAACATCATTACCAACATCGAATTTTGTCTGTCCAACAACTTTATAAAATAAATACGACTCTACATATACAAAATCTAAATGTGGTGGTTGCGATATAAGGAAAATGACTAAATCATGATTTTAATGATAAAATAAAAGGCTCTGAAATCAGAGCCTTTTATTTTATACTATTTCTGCGCTTAAGCCAGCTTCGAGAAGCATAGAG encodes the following:
- a CDS encoding MBL fold metallo-hydrolase, translating into MKIEQIYTGCLAQGAYYIESDGEVAIIDPLRETQQYVDKANRGNAKIKYIFETHFHADFVSGHVDLAKKTGAIIVFGPNAETDYEAHIAKDNEIFQLGNIKIKVLHTPGHTLESSTYLLIDENGKNHAIFSGDTLFLGDVGRPDLAIKSDLTKEDLASMLYDSLRNKIMTLDDDVIVYPAHGAGSACGKNLSKETVGVLGEQKKTNYALRANMTRDDFVQEVLDGIAPPPQYFAKNAMMNKSGYDTFEKVLKKGDVALDAEEFEIKANQEDALVLDVRTEGEFVQGHIPNSIFIGLNGAFAPWVGALITDLEQPILLVAPEGKEKETVTRLSRVGYDNTLGYLKGGIAAWKAAGKDVETLESISTEVFESRFKNEDLNILDVRKDGEYKSMHLKGDHVQHFSLDYINDNMNAIDQDKTYYLYCAGGYRSVIAASILKARGFKNLVDIAAGFETLKKTSLPTSNFVCPTTL